From Alcaligenes faecalis, the proteins below share one genomic window:
- a CDS encoding acyl-CoA thioesterase, giving the protein MPMPTDANIHGDVFGGWIMSQVDIAGAIPATRRAQGRVATISVNAFTFKQPVFVGDLLSFYTEIIKTGRTSITVSVEVYAERKRLQLETVKVTEATLTYVATDDERRSRPLPPL; this is encoded by the coding sequence ATGCCCATGCCCACAGACGCCAATATTCACGGTGACGTGTTTGGTGGCTGGATCATGTCCCAGGTGGACATTGCCGGAGCGATTCCTGCAACACGACGCGCCCAAGGCCGGGTTGCCACCATTTCCGTGAATGCCTTCACCTTCAAGCAGCCCGTGTTTGTGGGTGATTTGCTCAGTTTCTACACAGAAATCATTAAAACAGGCCGTACCTCCATTACGGTTTCAGTCGAGGTGTATGCCGAGCGCAAACGCCTGCAACTGGAAACGGTCAAGGTAACGGAAGCCACGCTTACCTATGTGGCCACCGATGACGAGCGCCGCAGCCGCCCGCTGCCCCCTCTCTAA
- a CDS encoding M20 aminoacylase family protein has product MKLFDPISAWSHEIAAIRRDLHTYPELAFEETRTADQVASWLEKWGIPVHRGLGVTGVVGILKGTGGEGPSVGLRADMDALPMQELNEFEHKSRHDGKMHACGHDGHTAMLLGAARYLSEHRDFAGTIYLIFQPAEEGFGGAREMIKDGLFTLFPMQAVFGLHNWPGMPTGTFGVLPGGMMASSNTFEIRIEGKGAHGGMPHLGVDPIMAAVQLAQSLQTIVSRNVDPLEPVVLSITQIHAGSADNVIPNEAVMRGTVRTFSTEALDLVETRMRELCEQSCAAQGCKAEFDFDRRYPPTINNPEQAAFCAQVIRELVGPDKLRQDIRPSMGAEDFSFMLQEVPGCYVWLGNGDGDHRSQGHGMGPCMLHNGSYDFNDALIPIGASYWAKLALDWLAQHR; this is encoded by the coding sequence ATGAAGCTGTTTGATCCCATTTCCGCCTGGTCCCATGAAATTGCGGCCATCCGGCGTGATCTCCATACCTACCCCGAACTGGCTTTCGAGGAAACCCGGACAGCCGATCAGGTCGCGTCCTGGCTGGAGAAATGGGGCATTCCGGTGCATCGTGGCCTGGGCGTGACGGGTGTTGTCGGTATCCTGAAAGGTACGGGTGGCGAGGGGCCATCCGTGGGGCTGCGTGCCGATATGGACGCCCTGCCCATGCAGGAGCTGAACGAGTTCGAACACAAAAGCCGTCACGACGGCAAGATGCATGCCTGTGGACACGATGGACATACCGCCATGCTGCTGGGCGCAGCGCGCTACCTGTCCGAGCACCGTGATTTTGCGGGCACCATCTATCTGATTTTCCAGCCGGCTGAAGAAGGCTTTGGCGGCGCACGCGAAATGATCAAGGACGGCTTGTTCACGCTGTTCCCCATGCAAGCTGTTTTTGGCCTGCATAACTGGCCCGGCATGCCCACCGGCACCTTCGGCGTCTTGCCAGGCGGCATGATGGCATCCAGCAATACCTTTGAAATTCGCATTGAAGGCAAAGGTGCCCACGGTGGCATGCCCCATCTGGGCGTGGACCCCATCATGGCGGCGGTACAACTGGCGCAAAGCCTGCAAACCATTGTCAGCCGCAATGTGGACCCGCTGGAGCCCGTGGTGCTGAGCATTACCCAGATTCATGCCGGCTCGGCCGACAACGTCATCCCCAACGAAGCCGTCATGCGCGGCACGGTACGCACCTTTTCCACCGAAGCGCTGGATCTGGTCGAGACCCGCATGCGCGAACTGTGCGAGCAAAGCTGTGCCGCCCAGGGTTGCAAGGCCGAGTTCGACTTTGACCGCCGCTACCCTCCCACCATCAATAATCCCGAGCAAGCGGCCTTTTGCGCGCAAGTCATCCGGGAGCTGGTCGGCCCCGACAAGCTGCGACAGGACATCCGCCCCTCCATGGGTGCCGAAGATTTCTCCTTCATGCTGCAGGAAGTCCCCGGCTGCTATGTCTGGCTAGGCAACGGCGACGGCGACCATCGCAGCCAGGGCCACGGCATGGGTCCGTGCATGCTGCATAACGGCAGCTACGATTTCAACGACGCCCTGATCCCCATTGGAGCCAGCTACTGGGCCAAGTTGGCCCTGGACTGGCTGGCACAACACCGTTGA
- a CDS encoding AMP-binding protein — MDTQQKPWLEHYPASVPHDIQLGAEQTLIDCLDAAMKKHKDRTALTFMGHDISYEHLDRSADAFAAWLQAQGLERGSRVMLMLPNGLPFLICLLGTMRAGMVGVNTNPQYTERELEFQLADSQAQVIVILETFAHVLQQVPDNVKPAHVVLSTVGDLMGLKGSVVNFAVRYLKRMVPSYSLPGSQRLEAVLEQGSKLSLSRQPAKPDDLALLQYTGGTTGRPKGAMLSQRNLMANVLQVEAVGFPALGDFKGPAYTMMVALPLYHIFALTVCGLFAMYAGMHMVLVMNPRDLNSVYKAWKRNPPEVVPAVNTLFNALANHEKFRTLPFAQLKLCLAGGAALQKAVAERWLAVTGCPLIEGYGLSETSPVVAVNSTDSREYSGTIGFPLPSTDVLLLDEQGQPVAMGEQGEVAVKGPQVMSAYWNQPEETANVFTPNGFLKTGDIGVMDQQGRIRLVDRKKDMILVSGFNVYPNEIEDVVAAHPDVLEVAAVGVPSEHSGESIKLFVVKRNPSLTEADIKQWCKERLTAYKRPRIIEFRDELPKSNVGKILRRVLRDEEAKPEAQA; from the coding sequence TTGGATACTCAGCAAAAACCTTGGCTCGAGCATTATCCGGCCTCCGTGCCCCATGACATTCAGCTAGGCGCCGAGCAGACCTTGATCGATTGTCTGGATGCCGCCATGAAAAAGCATAAGGACAGGACTGCGCTGACCTTTATGGGGCATGACATTTCCTATGAGCATCTGGATCGCAGCGCGGATGCCTTTGCGGCCTGGTTGCAAGCGCAGGGCCTGGAGCGTGGCAGCCGTGTGATGCTGATGCTGCCCAATGGTTTGCCTTTCCTGATCTGCCTGCTGGGTACGATGCGAGCGGGCATGGTGGGCGTCAACACCAATCCGCAATACACCGAACGTGAGCTGGAGTTTCAACTGGCCGATAGCCAGGCCCAGGTTATTGTGATTCTGGAAACCTTTGCGCATGTGCTGCAGCAAGTTCCAGACAATGTGAAGCCTGCCCACGTGGTGTTGAGTACCGTGGGCGATCTGATGGGCCTCAAGGGCAGTGTGGTGAATTTTGCCGTGCGTTATTTGAAACGCATGGTGCCATCTTATTCCTTGCCGGGTTCGCAGCGTCTGGAAGCGGTGCTGGAGCAGGGCAGCAAATTGAGCCTGAGCCGTCAGCCCGCCAAACCGGATGATCTGGCGCTGTTGCAATACACGGGCGGCACAACGGGCCGTCCTAAAGGCGCCATGCTGAGTCAGCGCAATTTGATGGCAAACGTCTTGCAGGTGGAGGCCGTGGGCTTTCCCGCTTTGGGCGACTTTAAAGGCCCGGCTTACACCATGATGGTGGCCTTGCCGCTGTATCACATCTTTGCGCTGACGGTTTGCGGCCTGTTCGCCATGTATGCCGGCATGCATATGGTGCTGGTGATGAATCCGCGTGATCTGAATTCGGTGTACAAGGCCTGGAAACGCAATCCGCCTGAGGTCGTTCCCGCAGTGAATACCTTATTCAATGCACTGGCGAATCACGAAAAATTCCGTACCTTGCCGTTTGCGCAGCTCAAGCTGTGTCTGGCCGGTGGCGCCGCTTTGCAAAAAGCTGTGGCCGAGCGTTGGCTGGCTGTGACGGGCTGCCCCTTGATCGAGGGTTATGGTTTGTCAGAAACCTCGCCGGTGGTGGCGGTGAACTCGACGGATTCACGCGAGTACAGCGGCACGATTGGCTTCCCCTTGCCCTCTACCGATGTGCTCTTGCTGGATGAGCAAGGCCAGCCAGTCGCTATGGGAGAACAGGGCGAGGTGGCAGTCAAAGGGCCACAAGTCATGTCGGCTTACTGGAACCAGCCAGAGGAAACCGCCAATGTCTTTACGCCCAATGGTTTCTTGAAGACGGGTGATATTGGTGTCATGGATCAGCAGGGTCGGATTCGCCTGGTGGATCGCAAGAAGGACATGATTCTGGTGTCGGGCTTTAACGTCTATCCGAATGAAATTGAAGACGTGGTTGCGGCTCACCCCGATGTGCTGGAAGTGGCCGCGGTGGGCGTGCCTAGCGAGCATAGCGGTGAAAGCATCAAGCTGTTTGTGGTGAAGCGTAATCCGTCCTTGACCGAAGCTGATATCAAGCAGTGGTGCAAGGAGCGTCTGACGGCGTACAAGCGTCCCCGCATTATTGAGTTCCGTGATGAACTGCCCAAGAGCAATGTGGGCAAGATCTTGCGCCGCGTCCTGCGGGATGAGGAAGCCAAGCCTGAAGCGCAGGCTTGA
- a CDS encoding inositol monophosphatase family protein: MPLSRLPLSACLDAAVTAAHAAAAILQAYASDRSSLVISNKMHNDLVSQADHEAEQACISVLMERTPDIDIVAEESGGVNTGRPTWYIDPLDGTTNFLHGIPHYAVSVALIAPAGTQMDNGVLPQDTPVIAVVYDPNREELFTAMYGVGAWLNGSRIQTSSSKKLADSVLATGFPFRDFSFSDQYMPSLNTAITGSRGVRRMGAAALDLAWVACGRYDGYWEMGLAPWDVAAGTLLVREAKGVCQDLYQEEPWPVSGHVYAGNAHIADELLGMVRPSLTQRPTKPKP, translated from the coding sequence ATGCCATTGTCACGTTTACCGCTCAGCGCCTGCCTGGACGCTGCTGTTACTGCAGCCCATGCCGCCGCCGCTATTTTACAAGCCTATGCGTCGGACCGTAGCTCTCTGGTGATCAGCAACAAAATGCACAACGATCTGGTCTCGCAAGCCGATCACGAAGCCGAGCAGGCCTGCATCAGTGTGCTGATGGAACGTACCCCCGACATTGATATCGTGGCCGAGGAAAGCGGCGGCGTAAATACGGGCCGCCCCACCTGGTATATAGACCCGCTGGATGGCACTACCAATTTCCTGCACGGCATCCCGCACTATGCCGTCTCAGTCGCCCTGATTGCTCCTGCCGGCACCCAAATGGATAACGGCGTACTGCCCCAGGACACCCCGGTCATTGCCGTGGTCTACGACCCCAACCGCGAAGAGCTGTTTACAGCCATGTACGGTGTAGGCGCCTGGTTGAATGGCAGCCGTATTCAGACATCCTCATCGAAAAAACTGGCGGACTCGGTATTGGCCACAGGCTTTCCCTTCCGCGATTTCTCTTTTTCCGACCAGTACATGCCCAGCCTGAACACCGCCATTACAGGCAGCCGCGGCGTGCGCCGCATGGGTGCCGCCGCACTGGATCTGGCCTGGGTAGCTTGCGGTCGTTACGACGGTTACTGGGAAATGGGCCTGGCCCCCTGGGACGTTGCCGCTGGCACTTTGCTGGTGCGTGAAGCCAAGGGCGTATGCCAGGACTTGTATCAGGAAGAGCCCTGGCCCGTCAGTGGCCACGTCTACGCAGGTAATGCCCACATTGCCGATGAATTGCTGGGTATGGTGCGTCCCTCGCTGACACAGCGTCCGACCAAACCCAAGCCTTAA
- the mnmC gene encoding FAD-dependent 5-carboxymethylaminomethyl-2-thiouridine(34) oxidoreductase MnmC — MAASAFEPLVPAVLEFNEHGVPVSAVYQDSYHPADGPLGQARRVFLQGNGLPERWRGRSQFTICETGFGLGASFLATWQAWRQDTERSQKLHFVSVEAHPFRQADLAILYARLPQELQPQAQELLAAWPMLVPGIHRLELDEGRVTLTLAFGQAETMMRELQCHADAFYLDGFAPRGNPSMWSRSVLGQLVRLAAPGATAASWCCAGQVRRDLASVGFEVEKVPGAGGKWCTIRARLRPHLGRRSNLPPQQGRVVVIGAGLAGAACAWELARKGVPVLVCDPALSKGLDATHQGHRLAAISPVFALDDAPLARLSRNAVLHAWRGWKTLPETARPRRVGTLVFGQAGNSDAEIQQALERLALDQDWVQWLDREQGSALAGVPLQGGGLYFPQGMVVDPGALVACLLNHPLIECLPEHVSLTAGQEPGVWDVCNQRGERLESSNRVVIAAAAQSLSLLPDELLAQHPMPRLAAMQRLAGQVTYLPVKQALTRGEVTLSGQGYILPVDPQGQVIGSTYERFGESAQVSRQGHQQNIEKVSAMLANPVGKVDTPEQGWAGWRCALSDHLPVMGFVPGQPGLFMAAAYGSRGLSWSLLAASLFAAYCLEEPIPLERRLEQALIPR; from the coding sequence ATGGCTGCCTCTGCGTTTGAGCCCCTGGTCCCGGCCGTTCTGGAATTCAATGAGCACGGCGTGCCTGTCAGTGCGGTGTACCAGGATAGCTATCACCCGGCAGATGGCCCTTTGGGGCAGGCTCGCCGGGTGTTTCTGCAAGGCAATGGTCTGCCAGAGCGTTGGCGGGGGCGATCTCAATTCACGATTTGCGAAACTGGCTTTGGACTGGGAGCCAGTTTTCTGGCGACCTGGCAGGCCTGGCGTCAGGATACGGAACGCAGTCAGAAACTGCATTTTGTCTCGGTAGAAGCCCATCCTTTCCGTCAGGCGGATCTGGCGATTCTGTACGCCCGTTTGCCCCAGGAGTTGCAGCCTCAAGCCCAGGAGTTGCTGGCCGCCTGGCCCATGCTGGTGCCGGGCATACACAGACTGGAGCTGGACGAGGGGCGAGTCACGCTGACCTTGGCTTTTGGGCAAGCCGAAACCATGATGCGCGAGCTGCAATGTCATGCAGACGCGTTTTACCTGGATGGCTTTGCACCCCGTGGGAATCCTTCCATGTGGTCGCGTTCGGTCCTGGGGCAACTGGTGCGTCTGGCTGCGCCGGGGGCGACAGCGGCTTCCTGGTGTTGTGCCGGGCAGGTGCGCCGTGATCTGGCCTCGGTAGGGTTTGAAGTGGAAAAAGTCCCCGGTGCCGGGGGTAAGTGGTGCACCATTCGCGCTCGCTTGCGTCCCCATCTGGGACGCCGTAGCAACCTGCCGCCGCAGCAAGGGCGGGTAGTGGTGATTGGTGCGGGTCTGGCGGGGGCGGCCTGTGCCTGGGAGTTGGCCCGTAAAGGCGTGCCTGTGCTGGTTTGTGACCCGGCACTGAGCAAGGGCCTGGATGCCACGCATCAAGGTCACCGTCTGGCTGCTATCTCTCCTGTATTCGCTCTGGATGATGCTCCCTTGGCCCGCTTGAGCCGCAATGCGGTCCTGCATGCCTGGCGGGGCTGGAAAACCTTGCCGGAAACGGCCCGCCCGCGTCGGGTCGGGACGCTGGTGTTTGGTCAGGCAGGCAATAGTGATGCTGAGATTCAGCAGGCGCTGGAGCGTTTGGCCTTGGACCAGGATTGGGTGCAGTGGCTGGATCGCGAACAGGGCTCGGCCCTGGCTGGAGTGCCGCTGCAAGGTGGGGGCCTGTATTTTCCGCAAGGCATGGTGGTGGATCCGGGCGCATTGGTTGCCTGTCTGCTGAATCACCCTTTGATTGAATGTCTGCCTGAGCACGTGTCCTTGACGGCCGGTCAGGAGCCGGGCGTGTGGGATGTCTGCAATCAGCGAGGAGAGCGCCTGGAAAGCAGCAATCGTGTGGTGATAGCCGCGGCAGCGCAAAGCCTGAGCCTGCTGCCCGACGAGCTCCTGGCTCAGCATCCCATGCCACGGCTGGCAGCGATGCAGCGCCTGGCCGGGCAGGTAACGTACTTGCCTGTCAAACAGGCTTTGACGCGTGGCGAAGTGACTTTAAGCGGCCAGGGATATATCCTGCCTGTTGACCCGCAGGGGCAAGTCATCGGTAGCACCTACGAGCGTTTTGGTGAATCTGCCCAGGTCAGTCGCCAGGGCCATCAGCAAAATATAGAAAAAGTTTCTGCCATGCTGGCCAATCCCGTTGGGAAGGTGGACACACCCGAACAGGGCTGGGCCGGTTGGCGTTGTGCCTTAAGTGATCATTTGCCCGTGATGGGTTTTGTGCCGGGTCAGCCCGGTTTGTTTATGGCTGCGGCTTACGGCTCACGTGGTTTGAGTTGGAGCCTGCTGGCAGCCAGCTTGTTCGCCGCTTATTGTCTGGAGGAGCCCATTCCTTTGGAGCGGCGTTTGGAGCAAGCCTTAATACCCCGCTAA